AGCGCCGGTGCGAGTGCGATACCCGCGCCCTGCATGGCCGCCTCCACCATGAGCCGCGATGAATCGAACACCGGGCCGCGAATCGGCCGAGGCGGGATGCCGGCGGCCGTGAACCAGCTCATCCAGTCATCGGCGCGATAGGAGCGCAGCAAGGTTTCGTTGGCGAGGTCAGACGGGTCGGACAGACGCCCGGCGATTTCAGGTGCGCACAGAATCGCGAGCGGTGCGTCGAGCAGCCGGGTGGCGAGCGAGCCTGGCCAGGTGCCGTCGCCGAAACGAATCGCGAAGTCGAGGCCTTCGGTGGCGAGGTCGACCAGATTGTTGTTCGTCAGCAGCCGCAACTCGACGAACGGATGCGCCTCGCGAAACGACTTGAGTCGCGGCATCAACCAGCCCACCGCGAAGGTGCCCACCACGCCGACCGTCAACACCTCATGGAAGTGGCCGCCGTCGAATTGCTTGAGCACGGCCTCGATGCGATCGAACGCATCCGTGAGGACAGGGCGCAGCGCGAGACCTTCGTCGGTCATGGCCAGTCCGCGCGGCAGACGTTTGAAGAGCGCGGTGCCCAGCCGTTCTTCAAGCGTTCTCACCTGCTGACTCACGGCCGCCTGGGTGACGTTCAATTCGAGTG
This genomic stretch from Paraburkholderia caffeinilytica harbors:
- a CDS encoding LysR family transcriptional regulator, yielding MRPYLPLNALRAFESSARHLSFTRAALELNVTQAAVSQQVRTLEERLGTALFKRLPRGLAMTDEGLALRPVLTDAFDRIEAVLKQFDGGHFHEVLTVGVVGTFAVGWLMPRLKSFREAHPFVELRLLTNNNLVDLATEGLDFAIRFGDGTWPGSLATRLLDAPLAILCAPEIAGRLSDPSDLANETLLRSYRADDWMSWFTAAGIPPRPIRGPVFDSSRLMVEAAMQGAGIALAPALMFDHEINTGRLARPFEVEVHAGSYWLTWLKGKSMTPAMLLFSQWIVKEATSRTPG